The nucleotide sequence cGATGAATTTGGTAATTAATTGGCCTAAACGGGTAATGAaggaaaatgaaaacaaaacaaaataatattACAGAGGTTTAATGACACAAACCCACACTAAAATAGCAATCAGGACTTTTGCAACGACAAGGGACCGACATATACACAACTAACACTAACAACTTTGGGCACATACATAAGATGTGTTGCTTCAGAAACGTTCAGTAGAAAGTAAGTAAGCCACTTTAGTATAGCACCCCACTTCGAGAGCTTTTAGATAGCACCACTTTTTGTAGGGTTAGCAAAACATACTTACGCACGGTTTGTATTGGTTGGTTTTTCGGTAGACTCGGTTTTGGCCTTGTACCGAAATAACACTCCCACTAAGACTTTGGTCGTTTTCGTCTCACTTAGGTCGACAGTATCGCGGGACTAAATCCGTGCATCTACTGTTACTTGCTCTGCCTAGCATCGGCTACTAATTAATGAGGTTATGTGGGCTTAGTACAAAGGTAAAACTTACATCACCTTGTTTTTGTATACAATTTAGCTAACTTTGGAATATGTATTGGAACAATCGGTTATGCAAAAGGtaatgaaaaataaatcgaaaacaataaaactAATTTAAAACAACTTTTTTGATCCATACTATTCCGCCTTCATTGATAGAGCTTTATTGATGTTGGCTTGAAGGTTAATGAGCTAATGGACTCCGTCATATATAGTACGCTGGGCTATGCTTTTAAGGCAAATGCTCTATAACTATAGTCGTATATTATTTAGTCGTTATTGTTATGTATGTTTGATtgcttttcaattttgttctTTAAACTTCTTTTATACAgtattttgcaactttgtGTAATGAAAATAGAGTAGTACAATACATCATACTTACTTTATACACTCCCCCTATACCTAAGATATTTTTGTACCATTATCGATGACCATAGACACCCCCATCGGTTAgtaattgaataaaaaaagagaTGATTCTTAATGTTTGCATTGGGATGATTGCTAACTGGAATTAGTATAAATACAAACTAATGTCCTCCTATAAGACTGTCTTAGCCACACCGTGTagtgttttttttttgtctctACAAATCGTTCAGCCATTAGACATATTATAAAATGAGattctttgaaactttATTATTCGCCATCACTTGGTTGACTTTGCAGGTTGCTGCTGCTCCAGTAAACAAGAGGTTTTTCGCCCCATCTTCACCAGCTTTCTCTTTGATTGCTATACACAATGGTACTACcttcaattcaaacttgGTTAAATTTAATGGTTCTGCTATCAAATTAGGTTCAGACGACAAGGCTTTCTTTGGTACTATTCAAGCTGACAAAGGTTACATTTTGAACTTACCATTCACCAACAACTCCAATGAAACTTCAACTGTTAATGTCGCTGTTTCCAACAAGACTCACTTGCTTTCGACCACCACCAAGAATGGATCCGCTAGTGAACACTTTGGTATCACCAATGGATGGTTGTCATACTTGAACTCAACTCAATTTTTGGCTTGTCCAGAAACTGCTTCAAATGCTACTTCTAACTCCACCTCAAACTCAACCATTGAATATGATCTTTTCTCAAACCCATTGAACAAGACAAAGTGTGAAACTGGTAAAGGTTATGATGTTAAGTTGTTGGTTCAATTGAGtgttccaatttcattctCACCAGAATCTAACTCTTTTGGATTTTTCAAGAGAGACAACATTGTCAAGAGAtttattgacaaattgttcaaatagAATGGTTTTAAGTGGTGTTTTTATAAAAGTTGAAGGTTGAAAAAACATCCCTGACGATACAATGTGTTGCTTGTTTTAAGGTACcatttttttaattttctACAAACGTTGcttctatttttttattcCACTTCGgtatttgtttttgttaaaGTTTATATAAACCCTTGATACCAATTTATTTAGTTCCAAATATAAAAAGAGCGTTAGTCGCTTAATGTTTTTAAAGTGCCACATTTGTAGAGGGCGAAAAGGTTGGATGATCTAGAATAAAGTTAATCTtacaatcacaatcaacCATGTAACCTCTCTTGAATCAAATCTTGCTGTTAAAGGAATCTACTTTTGGGGCATCTCTTGCGCAGTGTTTGCATCACGACGGGTTAAAAAGGCAAGTCCGGCAAATAAATTGCACCTTCATGAAACTAAAACTCACCCCATATCCAGTAGCAAATATAACCCTTGGAAGCTAAGTTTTTCTTGCATTCTGCTGTGTATGAGATCACCTAACTAACATTTTGTTGCACTGGTGATGAGGCTCTTCgcaaaaaattttggaaaaagaattcTTTCAACACAGGAAGCCATCAAATCCAACCAGCATAATGGCTCCTACAAACTACAAGTCCAGCGAATACGTCGATGACTCCGATCTAGAAGAAGATCAAGAACAAGTCTTTGAACCTCCGAAGCATTATCATAAACTTTCACATCCATCAAAAAGCTTACCCAAAGCCAAAGATAAGGAAATATGGTTGATCAAAACACCCAAAGACTTCCCccttgaaaaattaaagacTTTGCCTATTGCTTTCACGAAGAATAGAGTTGCTGAACCATTTGATATAAGTGGGTCATCATACCAAGTAGAAGAAGAACTAAACCCGGCTGCTTCATCTTCGATTATTCCCACAACTGAAATAAATAACAAGCATACCATATTCAAAGCTAAGCATAACTCATATAAGCCAACTGACCTTAAAATTAGCCGCTTTTATAATATCAAAGAAGTTGTCAATATTccacaaattgattttgataaagcCAGGGCCCCCAGAGAAGATGTTCCTCAGTTGAAGAGATTGAGAATGAGGCATTACCCTACGGGATACggtgaaaaagattttgaaattacatATGATGGTGACTCTGACGTAGAAGAGGGTAAAGCTATTAAAAAGACGAAAGTCGAAGACGAAGCAACACACAAGGAAGTTCACAACGATTCAAAACACAACaaggagaagaaagagaagaaagacaagaaggaaaagaaggagaaaaagtcaaagaaAGACCATTAAATATGGTATAGTGCAAAGTCATAGATTAATATAAAGGTAATGATCATCTGATACAGGAAAATCTAGACTTTCTATTGTGTCTACAACCGTAGAAACTTTGATATTCTCTCAGGCCAATTCACTATTCAAATAGGTTCCACAAGCTGGGAATCAACTGTCCAAgtcaatcaattggtgGCGTCCAAAATCATTGAGGGCAATTACGTAATTGTTACTTAATACAGACGTAGACAAATTTGCgccatttgaaaaagagtcTTCTTTCAGGTCATTGCTCCTAAGTATCCACTTATTATGGGAAGCTCAGCATCAAAGCAAAGAGGGAGACATTTGTCGAAAACTATCACAGAATCGGTCTCAAAGCCGATAAAACGAAGTCAGATTGATCTTTTAAAAGCCCAGAAACAAGCATCGCAAAGCCCACCTAGCCCTGATCATCTACATCATCCCAACACCACACAATCACCAACACCACTCAGTGGTAACAACCAGACAGGTTTCACCCCTGATGAAAGTCTAAATCAAAAGGAGACAGCCTTTAGAGCCAACTCCTCAACCTCCTTTGatccaaaatttttgcaTAAAAAGATAAATTCTGCAAATACAACACCAGAGGGTAAAGATGGAGGTGATCCTCATGAGCAAGGTACATCCACATATGACAAAGGATTTATTGATTCATTAAACCAACTAGGCAAACAGATCAAGACCGTGGAATTTAACCCAGCAAAGGATAAAAACGCTGCGGCTATCAAACAACTCCAAGAGAGGAAAAGGCTTTATGAACTTGGCGAACAGGAGATTAAAGACCAAATGTCACAGAATACTAATGATGGAAaggaaattttcaaatccatgGTTCATCCACAGACATTGAGTGCTATATTGAGAGATGTTAGAGATCCACGAGTTGATAACCAAACAATAGCCAAAGATTACCAATTGAAGCCAGAATTTTTGAGTAATCTTGGTGATGTATTCCAAGTACCAACCACCGTAAGGcagtttgaagaagatactAAAGCTGATGAAGTGGGCCATAAAACTGTTCCTCAACAACGTCGCTCAATTCACGAGACACAAGATGAAACTGCCAACGAAACAGTAGATGGTGAAACATACAAAAAACTACAGAAGCGTTTAAGTTTGGACGACTAATTTTAGGAAGTAGATAAGTATTTATTCATATTGCAAATAGCAGCTAATCTGATTTAGGTCgtggaattggaaaaaatcCTTGGCTCACGCATAGAAGCTCGGCTTAGATCGCGAATTCCACCAATAGACTTTTTGCAAACCCTTTTTCTCCACATTTCTCCAAAGAAATGCCACCACCAGTACCTAAACAATTGTCTACCAAGGAGATTATCAAATTCCTTTCCAATTATACCGCATGTGATGTGTCTGATTCCTTGAATCAACAAGGTTTACCCCATGGCGGATTCATCCCCAATTTAGTTAACCAATCACCAGTATTATCCACTCCGTCGGCCGTAGGAAAAGCATACACTGTTTTATACGCACCAAAATCCGACCCAAGACCTGCAGTTAAGCAATCctatattgatgaagttcCCGAGGATTCAATTGTGGTTATTGGGTTACCTTTGGAATTGCAGTTGACCACTGCTCCGTACCATACGGTGACCAATGCCCTATATGGAGGATTAATGTCAACCAGAGCACAGTACAGAAAGGCTAATGGGTCAGTCATATTAGGAAGAATTAGAGATTTGGATGAGCATAATGAATTGAACTATCCTGTGTGGTCGTATGCAACGGGAACCACAGCTAATGGTCCCGTGCTCAAGGTTGTTGGTATAAATGTTCCCTTAGAAATAAAAACCCTCAGCATTGACCCATCAAGAGATGAAGATATCTTGCGGTTAAACCCTGGTGACTATATCATTGCTGACAAAAATGGAGTTGTCCGATTGGAAgataatgaaaatttggCTGAGGTTTTGAACTATATACCAAAGAGAGTTGAGGCTGATACTAATGTTAGTGCAGATATCAAAAACGGCAAGCCAGCCGGCGAGTCCCAGAAGTTTTGGAGGGGTAAAATTTGAGGTAGAATAATATAGTAGATTCAGACCAGTGAAAATAGACTTAATGAAAGACGTTTAGAAGAAGCGTGAATATGTAAGTTGTGCTTTGTAATAGGGTTCGTAAATTTTGTGCGCCTTTATTTAAATTACCGCGAGTCAAACTTGCACATCcaagaatcaaaaaggaagtaacagcaacagcaacagtCAAACACCACCATGCCGTTGGACCTATTCCAAGAAAATGGGAACAGCAAACACTACAACTTTACTGAACTTCGTTTGGAGATCATTGGAAACAAAGACCttaaatttaaattgttgaatgatgtcACATTTATGAACCAGTTGGTGTCCATCTTTGCTGACAGCATTTCTAAATTTAATATACTGGCAAATGACCCAGTGTATACTTTGAATAAGTTGGAGGAACCAGTAGTTATACTTCATATTCTCAGCTCCTTTGCCTCAGAGATTGAGTCTTTGAATAATGACAGTGTTTCCGGGTCAATTGGGATCATGCAGTTAGCACTAGATCCAATCACGCAACTCCTTAACCATTTTGTTGAGACTTTTGTTCCGCTGCTACGTGTGACAGATGGTGACAAGTACCTATTTCAAGTTGAAACGTTAATGGGTCACTGCTTGGACATTTTAATAATATTGTCCAATCTTcgacaaaatcaaatagaTCCAAACCGAGTGTGGCGATTTATTGCATTATTATTGATTGCTACTGGTAATACTCATGACCATCTAACCAAGTTACATCCAAGCATAATCATAAAACTGTTGAGATTGGTACCATTGGTGCTTACCACCGCGGTTcctttgaaaaacaacGCAATCTTGACTTTATCTGTGGTTTTGTTAAGCCGATTATCATCGGACTGCCAGTTAATTGTGTCCACACATTTATCCGAACTATACCGCTCTCCAGAAGACCTTTATTGGGTTGCATTTGAGGACGATCATCTCCCTAACGTTGATTTAAATGCTGCATTAATTGACGAAATGATAAGTGTTGAATTATTGTTGGAGTTAATTACTGCAGCTGCCCAAGTAATGAGCTTCTCGAAGAATTATCATGACCCTTTCCTTTTAGCTGGTCGACAAAACACCCCTCTAGGAATATTCTTGAGTACACCATTATCAAAGCCGGTGATACCAATTACCGAAATCTATACTTCGTTGCTTTTGTTAATGAAAGTGAACTCAAAAGGGCTTAATCTTGCTTCGCTTAATTTGTTGGTTctattgttggaaaatttaAGTGTTCTGGAGGTGTTACTGGAGAGTATAATCTTTCGTAATTATGAGAAATTATTTGCAAGCATAGTGCATCTATTGGACAGTGGTAGTAACCCcaatggtggtgatgaGATGAATGGTAGTAAGGGCTCCAAGAATAAAGGCACTTTACATATAAATCCAGTTTTTGACGAAGAATCAACGTCTAATGCTTCCTTATTCTTAACTTCAGCAGTAAAAGTCTTGGCTGACTTGTGTACACTGTACCCTACATTAAGCAATAGGATATGTGATACGAATATTGACTACAAGTTAATTTCCAAGGTGGAATATTGTTATAAACACTCAGGGTTATTTAAAgtatttgaagatttgaaactCAGATCAAAGTTTGGGACagttttggttgatttcaCCTCAATGCCTATCAGGGATGCCTACTCCGCCGAATTAGCAgatcttcttttgcttctAAGTGTATACACAAGTGAGCGGGAGGAGTATCGAAATAGGTTGGTTTCATTTTACCAAAGTACAGGGACAAATATACCCCAAGTGATTTTCGATATCGTTGAAGATTACCACTTTCTTCTCAACCAAATGCGTTTattgcaaaagattttgagTCATACAGTCAAGACCAAAAGCCTCGAAAGTGAGAGAGTCAAGCACAACATATCTTGGCTTGGGAAAAACTTGGGAGTGATTAGCAAATTAGAAAATTCACCACTTTTCACTCACTGTCTTTACTTTATACGCTCACAATCACGATCGGTGGCAACTTTGAGAACATTTTTTGTGGAGaccaattcattcaaaagttttgtaACACGAGACAATAAGGATACTTTATTGACCGGTATTGcctcattttcatcaaatattCTGACAATAAGGCCACGCATAGAACCAGAGTCAACTTCAATCATCACTTCAGAGCCGGGGCTGACTCTGTCAGCAGGAGGTTTTGTTACcaatattttggaaatcatTCGACTTTATGAAACTCTAGATTTAACAAGAAGCTTTATCTTTAGagtcaacaaaaacaagttTGTGCAAGAAGTTGCTTTTAAAAAGTCCTTCATGACTAATAAGGCGTTGTGTGTTAGCCTTTTAGCCAACTTTATCCTTGACTTCAGCTCGTTCAGGTATAAAATCATTGGCTACGAGAATTTTCTATCAAGTTTGTCTATAATCTATCAAAATTCTGCAACCGActttgatgttgatgtcTCTGGTTTAACTGAGGAGGatatatttgaaagaaatgtgatgcaattgaaaatactACAAGTTATGAAAAACTTTATGTACAACGAAGCATCTGAGAATAAGCAAGAagtgttgaattttttccCATTGAGTCTTATACTTCAAAAGGCAAATTATGGAATTACCGGTCTGGGAACCTCATCTGTACCAACGGAAACATCGGAAACAAAACTCCGTCAGAAAGTTGTTGCGTTTGAGATTTTGCGAAATTTCACAGCAGGATCACCTTCTTTCTCTCAAATTTTAAGAGAGTCTTATATCGATGAatatttgaacaatgaGAAGCCGGAGTTACAACCATTGCTTCCACAGAACTGGTCCGAATTTGTGATTAGAAACTTGACTGAGGCATCCATTTTCACACCACAAAGCACCCAAAgcttcaattttgacaatgatgaaacaTTGGTGGAGTTAATTGGGAATGAGGATTATGTCAAGATGGTTAGATCTATAAACTTCACTGAGGATCATACCTACACtgtcattgataaattgaagcAAGAACTTTTCCCTAACGACACCTTATTGCACATTTGGATGAGATTGCTTTCATTTAAGTTGCCAGAACTGGTAATAAGTAATGTCAACTACAACCCGCAGTATTTGACGAAGAACCTAAACATGATCAAAATTTCCATCGCATGGATTCTTGTCAACTTGACCTGGAAATCATCGGTCTTTGGATACGATATCCAGAATTATACTGATTATGAAGTATATCAAACTGTTGATACCCTGAGAATCAAAAGGGCGTTGTCACAGCAAGAGAAAAATGAGCAACCGGTCACAGAACAGCCAGAAAAGGAACAGGAATTGGTAGGTGATGAGCTATCAGTGTATGACCGTGCTAAATatttggataaatttgGATTCACAAAGGTAATTTATGATGTGCTTACTGATTATTCAAGAAGAGCATCGAAAATTCCTCGAGCTAGTTTAGCGTCCGATAGCTCTATCGAGCCTGAAGTCTTTGAAAAGCTTAGAAGTGCATTACATCAAATCAACTATCTATGTCGTGGTGTTCGTTCTGGTGGTTTTGTGCCAGATTTGAGAACCAAGCATGCTAGTAAGAGTAATGAGTTGAGGCTCCAACGAAATCAAGACAATTCAGTCGATGTGGTTGACGATATTGGTGATCTCGTGGATGACGAAATTAGGTACGAAAGATCAAGG is from Candida orthopsilosis Co 90-125, chromosome 1 draft sequence and encodes:
- a CDS encoding Rpa34 protein (S. cerevisiae homolog RPA34 has role in transcription of nuclear rRNA large RNA polymerase I transcript, RNA elongation from RNA polymerase I promoter and localizes to DNA-directed RNA polymerase I complex), yielding MAPTNYKSSEYVDDSDLEEDQEQVFEPPKHYHKLSHPSKSLPKAKDKEIWLIKTPKDFPLEKLKTLPIAFTKNRVAEPFDISGSSYQVEEELNPAASSSIIPTTEINNKHTIFKAKHNSYKPTDLKISRFYNIKEVVNIPQIDFDKARAPREDVPQLKRLRMRHYPTGYGEKDFEITYDGDSDVEEGKAIKKTKVEDEATHKEVHNDSKHNKEKKEKKDKKEKKEKKSKKDH
- a CDS encoding adhesin-like protein codes for the protein MRFFETLLFAITWLTLQVAAAPVNKRFFAPSSPAFSLIAIHNGTTFNSNLVKFNGSAIKLGSDDKAFFGTIQADKGYILNLPFTNNSNETSTVNVAVSNKTHLLSTTTKNGSASEHFGITNGWLSYLNSTQFLACPETASNATSNSTSNSTIEYDLFSNPLNKTKCETGKGYDVKLLVQLSVPISFSPESNSFGFFKRDNIVKRFIDKLFK